ATCAAAACCGCTGGGCCAGCCATATCCGGTCAATCAGGCCATTTGTCGTTGAGATGGCGGGTGAAATAGCGGGATACGCCGATGTCCAGGCGAACGGGTATATCGATCATTTTTATGTTTCCGCCGCCTTTGCAAAACAGGGGGTCGGCACGCGGCTGATGCTGGCCATTCATGAAGAGGCCCGCAGCCTTGGGCTGAGTGAACTCACGTCAAATGTGAGTAAAACGGCAGAGGCGTTCTTTAAGCGGCACGGTTTTTATGTGGTCCGGCGGGGCTACCCTGTCCGTCGTGGCGTCATCCTGCAAAACGCCCTGATGCGCAAAGAGCGGGTAAATACTGTTGACCGCTCTGACGATACGCAGGAGACGTGAGCCGCTTCCGATAAGGTTACCCTCGACACCCGCACTTTTTGCACTTTTCGCACTTTTCATCAGTCAGAAAAATGCTGCAGCTGATATTTTACGTCCCGGTCAACACGGGGTGTTAAGAAAATCTCATAAAACATCACCCGATTTTGAAATATCCGCTTTTATGTAATCGGCACATTGATGTGCATTCAGAAATACTCTCCAGGGAAAGGGGTGGTTAAAAATGAAGCAAGCCTTCTGTCGCGGCATGATGTTTTTGAAAAAAAACGCATCCCAGCTTTCGGTCATTCTGTGGTCATGGCTGGTCAATTCCGCATTCGGCGCGCCTTTCAAGCCGGTGTATATTGCGATAAACGTTTTTTTGGTTCTTATTTTAGCCAACGCCTCAAAAAAGATTACCGTCGCATTTTTATTATCGCTGTCTTTTTCAGCGCTGATACTGTTTCCGGTCACCGCCACATTTGGCAAACCGAGTATCAACATGGTCACGGCCATCCTCTATGCCAACGGTGAGGAAGCCCACACCACGCTGAAAAATCTGGAGTTATTGTGGCTGATACCCGGGGTTATCACGATATTTCTGGCTTTCTCAATCATTAAAAATATTAATAAACAATTGAAACCCGGAAGGAAGACCACGGCTTTTTTCCTTATATTCCTGGTCGCAGTTCTGTTTATACGCCCACTTTTTGTTTATAACGGTCAGGGGTATATTCATGAGATACGATACCCGCCGTTTATTTCCCTGTTGAAAATATATGATTCCTTCAGGCTGATCAAAGAAACCGATATGATGGTATCTGAACGGAAAACGAAAAAGACAGATTTCACCAACGCTACGGTCACACCTCAGAAGTATGACACCTATATTATGGTTATCGGTGAAAGCGTCAGGCGGGATTATATGAATGCGTACGGGTTTCCTTTTAACAACACCCCTTTCCTCTCGTCATCGCCCGGCATTTTCTTTGACAACTACGTTTCTGCATCCTTTGCTACCGTTCCATCACTTATGCACACGTTGATCAGAAACCGGGGAAATAAACCCGAGTATAACAATACCGTTATTCGTCTGGCGAAAGAGGCCGGTCTGAAAACCTACTGGCTTTCTAACCAGGGCTTTTATGGCTTTTACGATTCCCCTGTCGCGATTATCGGCATGCAGGCTGACCATTATTTCTTCACCAAGAAAGGGGATGGTCATTTTGGCGAATACTCGCCCGACACGCTTCTTTTACCAGAAATAAAAAAATCACTGGCCTCGTCAGGGAGAAAGCTGATTGTTATTCATCTCGCGGGTTCGCACGTGGATTTCTGCAAACGAGTCACGGGTAAACTTGAATTTACACTCTACGATCGGCAGCACTCCTGCTATGTACAGAGCATAAAAAACACAGATCGGCTGTTGCAGACCATCGCCAGCGTGGCCACAGCCAGCAAGGATAAATGGACGATGTTATACTTCGGCGACCATGGCCTGTCGCATATGCCGGTCATTGGTCATCTTTCCTACCGGGATAACAAGAAACAGAACTATGCGCCCCCTTTCACCCTCATTAATTATGACAGCACCAGAAAAGAACACATTACCGCCCTCAGAAGCGGCCTGGATTTCATGAAGATGTTTGCTCAGTGGACGGGCATCAACGTGCCGCTGCTTGCGGCCGACTGCGACTACTTTACGCAAAGTGAATGTATTACCCGGCCAATGGTGTATGACGAAAATATGAAACTACAGTCCTGGTTATCCTTGACTGACGACTCGCCGCGTTACTAAAAAAAAAAACCGCAGCCACCCAGGAACATTCCAACGCCGGATTACGTATTTATATAGAGAAACATTTAAAAAATAGAGATCAGAAGTAAAATTACAGTTAAAAAAGCACGCACAAATCAAACATAATCTTAAATTATAAAGATTATTTAATTAGTTCTTGCGCCGCTTAATTTTCAGTGAGTAATATTGGTTAAAGGAACTTATGAACAGAATTGTTGAGGGAATAACAATGGGTGATTTAATGCTGCTGTGCATAGCATTTGTGCTACTTATTATATCCATATTAAGCCTCAGATCCTATATTAAGCAAATAAGATTGAGTTCATTCCCAAAAAGGTCAAAACACCGACGTAAAGGCTTAATGGCCATAATAAAATTATAAATGGCCGGTGAATCACCCATAAACCCAGTCCATCGTAAGTATCAGAAATGGCGTGGAAATTGCCGAAAACAACGTGGTCAAAAGCATGCTTGTCGCAGCCGGTCCGGTGAGAGCGTTAAACTGCTGCGACATAAGATAAACATTGACGCCAACCGCCATTGAGGCCAGCAGCACCACCACTTTACTCTCCAGCGGCGGCAGGCCCAGCAGCCAGGCCAGTCCCCAGACCACCAGCGGATGAACAACCAGCTTGATCACGCTGAGTGCGCCGCCGATGGCCAGGCCGTCCTTGATGCGGTAACAGGCCAGGCTCATGCCGAGCGCCACCAGCGCCAGCGGCACGGCAATCTGCCCGAGCATGGACACCGGCTGGTCAATCATCTGCGGCAGCGGCAAACCGGTGAGGCTGAACAGCGTACCGCTGAGGATGCCAATTATCAGCGGGTTGCGCAGCACGCTGGCTGCCGTTTTGCCAAAGCCTTTGACGCTCAGCGAGCCGTGCTTAAACCACTCCACCGAAACCGTTGCCAGCGTCCACAGTAGCAGGCCGTTAAAAACCAGCACCAGCGCCACCGCGGGGATGGCCTCATCGCCGAGCATCACGCGTGCAATCGGCAGGCCAAGCAGGACGTTATTGGAAAAGATGCCGCCCAGCGCAAAGACCGAACCGGAAACGCCATCAAGCCGGAACACCCGGCTGGCGGTCACTCGGCCGAGAATAAACACCAGCAGGCAGCCGCCAAAGAACGCCAGCAGCAGGCGGGCATCCACCGGTGGGCCGCTGCTGAAGTCGCACATCAGGCGGAACAGCATCGACGGCAGCGCCACGCGGAACACCAGCCGGTTTATCGCTTCGGTAATACTTTCCGGCCAGCGACGCCAGCGTACCAGCAGCCAGCCGAGGCCGATCAGCACAAACAGCGGTATCGCAATAATGAACTGGTGCCACAGCGAGCTGACAAACGCTAACATAACGATCCTTGATGGGGGTCAGATCAACCTGGCTGCCCGCAGTTCACTTTTCAAATAGGCGTAATACACCGGTGCGGCCACCACGCCCGCCAGCCCGAAGGCGGATTCAAACACCAGCATCGCCAGCAGGATCTCCCAGGTTTTGGCGCTGATGCGGGTGCCGAAAATGCGCGCGTTGATAAAATACTCCAGCTTGTGGATGAGGATCAGATAGACCAGCGCAATCAGCGCCGCCTCCAGCGAGATGGACAGGCCAATCAGCACGATCACCGTATTGGAAATCAGGTTACCGATAATCGGCAGCAGCCCGGCGATAAAGGTCAGCACCACCACGGTTTTGGCGAACGGCAGATGCAGGCCGAACAGCGGCAGGATGCCAAACAGGAAGCCGCAGGTCAGCACGGTATTTACCAGTGAGACTTTGATCTGCGCAAACACCACATTATGGAAGGAGTCGGCCAGGGTACGCAGGCGGTCGAGCATCGCCTCTTTCAGCGGTGCATCGGCGCTGCGGACCTTGCTGTTGCGCAGGGAGATAATCGCCCCGAGCAGCATGCCGATCAGCATGGTGGCGAAGGTGTGGGCCGCGCTGCGGCCAAAGGTCTGCACCACCACCAGATGCTCACGCAGCCAGGTAATGACCTTATGCTGCAGTTCATCGATATCCGCAGGCAGGTAGCGGGTGACGACCGGCGACAGGGTATGCTGGGCATCTTCAAGGATTTTGGTCGCGGTGGCGTGGAACATCGCCGGGTTCTGGAAATCATGCAGCAGGAAGCTAATCAGCTTGGTAATGCCGGTGACCAGCCCGAGGATAATCACCATGCTGAGAAACAGGATGCTGATCCAGCGGGCAATCGGCCCTTTGACCAGCCGTTCAATATACGGGGTCATCGCCAGAATGATTTCATAGACGATGAACCCGGCGAGGAAACACGGCAACAGCCGCAGTGGGAAAATGGCAAACAATGCGATAAAAATCAGCCCATAGCTGGCGGTCTGGCACCACTGCGTCTTGATGGCGTTACGAATTTCCATGACGTACCCTGTCTGAAAGAAGAAAAGTAATGCGAATTCAGACAGTATACTATGCCATCACGCCAGGGTGCTGAATTAACGACGATGCGCCAGACTTCTCACCAGCCGATCGCCGGTCATTTGCACGACCTGTACCAGCGCAATCAGCACCACCACGGTCGCGATCATCACCGGCTGATTAAACCGCTGATAGCCGTAGCGGATCGCCAGATCGCCCAGCCCGCCGCCGCCGATCACCCCGGCCAGCGAAGAAAAACCAATCAGCATCACCACCGTCAGCGTCATGCCGGCCAGCAGAGCGGGAAGCGCCTCCGGCAGCAGCACCTTGCTGACCACGTGCCAGTCGCTGCCGCCCATTGAAAGCATCGCCTCGATGCGCCCTTTCGCCACCTCATCCAGCGCGCTTTCCACCACGCGGG
The sequence above is a segment of the Erwinia sp. SLM-02 genome. Coding sequences within it:
- a CDS encoding GNAT family N-acetyltransferase gives rise to the protein MELRRFRKGDEAALFHVYFSAIHEIASRDYTREQTEAWAPADMDQNRWASHIRSIRPFVVEMAGEIAGYADVQANGYIDHFYVSAAFAKQGVGTRLMLAIHEEARSLGLSELTSNVSKTAEAFFKRHGFYVVRRGYPVRRGVILQNALMRKERVNTVDRSDDTQET
- a CDS encoding AI-2E family transporter, whose translation is MEIRNAIKTQWCQTASYGLIFIALFAIFPLRLLPCFLAGFIVYEIILAMTPYIERLVKGPIARWISILFLSMVIILGLVTGITKLISFLLHDFQNPAMFHATATKILEDAQHTLSPVVTRYLPADIDELQHKVITWLREHLVVVQTFGRSAAHTFATMLIGMLLGAIISLRNSKVRSADAPLKEAMLDRLRTLADSFHNVVFAQIKVSLVNTVLTCGFLFGILPLFGLHLPFAKTVVVLTFIAGLLPIIGNLISNTVIVLIGLSISLEAALIALVYLILIHKLEYFINARIFGTRISAKTWEILLAMLVFESAFGLAGVVAAPVYYAYLKSELRAARLI
- a CDS encoding methionine ABC transporter permease is translated as MRGSLSLEDLWQLVLQATLETLYMVGFSGLFTLAIGLPLGVLLFISRRDGILPLPRINTVVGAVVNVGRSLPFLVLLIALIPTTRFIVGTTLGSSAAIVPITIGAVPFFARVVESALDEVAKGRIEAMLSMGGSDWHVVSKVLLPEALPALLAGMTLTVVMLIGFSSLAGVIGGGGLGDLAIRYGYQRFNQPVMIATVVVLIALVQVVQMTGDRLVRSLAHRR
- a CDS encoding phosphoethanolamine transferase, whose protein sequence is MKQAFCRGMMFLKKNASQLSVILWSWLVNSAFGAPFKPVYIAINVFLVLILANASKKITVAFLLSLSFSALILFPVTATFGKPSINMVTAILYANGEEAHTTLKNLELLWLIPGVITIFLAFSIIKNINKQLKPGRKTTAFFLIFLVAVLFIRPLFVYNGQGYIHEIRYPPFISLLKIYDSFRLIKETDMMVSERKTKKTDFTNATVTPQKYDTYIMVIGESVRRDYMNAYGFPFNNTPFLSSSPGIFFDNYVSASFATVPSLMHTLIRNRGNKPEYNNTVIRLAKEAGLKTYWLSNQGFYGFYDSPVAIIGMQADHYFFTKKGDGHFGEYSPDTLLLPEIKKSLASSGRKLIVIHLAGSHVDFCKRVTGKLEFTLYDRQHSCYVQSIKNTDRLLQTIASVATASKDKWTMLYFGDHGLSHMPVIGHLSYRDNKKQNYAPPFTLINYDSTRKEHITALRSGLDFMKMFAQWTGINVPLLAADCDYFTQSECITRPMVYDENMKLQSWLSLTDDSPRY
- a CDS encoding AEC family transporter, yielding MLAFVSSLWHQFIIAIPLFVLIGLGWLLVRWRRWPESITEAINRLVFRVALPSMLFRLMCDFSSGPPVDARLLLAFFGGCLLVFILGRVTASRVFRLDGVSGSVFALGGIFSNNVLLGLPIARVMLGDEAIPAVALVLVFNGLLLWTLATVSVEWFKHGSLSVKGFGKTAASVLRNPLIIGILSGTLFSLTGLPLPQMIDQPVSMLGQIAVPLALVALGMSLACYRIKDGLAIGGALSVIKLVVHPLVVWGLAWLLGLPPLESKVVVLLASMAVGVNVYLMSQQFNALTGPAATSMLLTTLFSAISTPFLILTMDWVYG